A window from Canis lupus baileyi chromosome 4, mCanLup2.hap1, whole genome shotgun sequence encodes these proteins:
- the FOXI1 gene encoding forkhead box protein I1 — protein MSAFDLPAPSPPRCSPQFPSIGQEPPEMSLYYENFFHPQGVPSPQRPPSLEGGGEYGAPPNPYLWLNGPAMTPPPYLPGANASPFLPQAYGVQRQLLPGVSGLGGGDLGWLPIPSQEELMKLVRPPYSYSALIAMAIHGAPDKRLTLSQIYQYVADNFPFYNKSKAGWQNSIRHNLSLNDCFKKVPRDEDDPGKGNYWTLDPNCEKMFDNGNFRRKRKRKSDVSSSAGSLASEKTESSLLAGSPRTTEAQDILDSASPGTASPPEKQSSPPPPGTPCLNSFLSSMTSYVSGSSPVSRPVATPGLSPEPTDKTGQNLLNFSSYTPLTNLSSHGGGGEWANPMPANTLSYGGSVLNQFSPHFYNSINTNSVLYPREGTDV, from the exons ATGAGCGCCTTCGACCTCCCGGCGCCCTCCCCACCTCGCTGCAGCCCCCAGTTCCCCAGCATCGGCCAGGAGCCCCCCGAGATGAGCCTTTACTATGAGAACTTCTTCCACCCCCAGGGCGTGCCCAGCCCTCAGCGGCCCCCCTCCCTCGAGGGGGGCGGCGAGTACGGGgccccccccaacccctaccTGTGGCTCAACGGGCCTGCCATGACTCCGCCACCCTACCTGCCCGGCGCCAACGCcagccccttcctgccccaggcCTACGGTGTGCAGAGGCAGCTGCTGCCCGGCGTGTCTGGGCTGGGGGGCGGCGACCTGGGCTGGCTGCCCATCCCCTCGCAGGAGGAGCTGATGAAGCTGGTGCGGCCCCCCTATTCCTACTCGGCTCTCATTGCCATGGCCATCCACGGGGCGCCCGACAAGCGCCTCACCCTCAGCCAGATCTACCAGTACGTGGCCGACAACTTCCCCTTCTACAATAAGAGCAAGGCCGGCTGGCAAAACTCCATCCGCCACAACCTGTCTCTCAATGACTGCTTCAAGAAGGTGCCCCGCGATGAGGACGACCCGG GCAAAGGGAATTACTGGACCTTGGACCCCAACTGTGAGAAGATGTTCGATAATGGAAATTTCcgcaggaagaggaagaggaaatcgGATGTTTCCTCCAGCGCGGGATCCCTGGCCTCCGAGAAGACAGAGAGCAGCCTCCTGGCGGGCAGCCCCAGGACGACGGAGGCCCAGGACATCTTGGACAGTGCCTCCCCAGGGACCGCCAGCCCCCCCGAGAAGCAGTCCTCGCCTCCCCCACCCGGCACCCCATGCCTCAACAGCTTCCTCTCCTCCATGACCTCCTATGTGAGCGGGTCGAGCCCAGTGAGCCGCCCTGTGGCAACACCaggactgagccctgagcccaCTGACAAAACGGGGCAGAACTTGCTGAACTTCAGCTCCTACACCCCACTCACCAACCTCAGCAGCCATGGGGGTGGGGGCGAATGGGCCAACCCCATGCCCGCCAACACTCTCAGCTACGGGGGCTCTGTCCTCAACCAGTTCAGCCCTCATTTCTACAACAGCATCAACACAAACAGTGTCCTCTACCCCAGGGAGGGCACTGATGTCTAG